The Nocardioides houyundeii genome includes the window GGAGTCGTTCACGCCACCATTGTCTCGAACCCCCGCGCCGACGGGCCGGGTGCCCCCGTCCCTCACATCAGGAAGGTGAAGAGCGGCGATCCGGGCGAGACCTGCTCGATGGTGAGCGGGCTGCGCTCCATCCGGGCCAACAGGGCAGCCAGGTCCTCGGACCGCTCGAGCTCGATGCCCACGAGCGCGGGCCCGGTCTCGCGGTTGTTCTTCTTGACGTACTCGAAGACGACGATGTCGTCGTCCGCCCCGAGCACGTCGGCCAGGAAGTGGCGCAGCGCGCCGGGCTCCTGGGGGAACGAGACGAGGAAGTAGTGGCGCAGTCCCAGGTGGATCAACGAGCGCTCGAGGATCTCCCCGTAACGGCTGACGTCGTTGTTGCCCCCCGACACCACGCACACCACTGCCTGGTCGGCCGGCACCTGTCCGGACAGCTGCCTGGCTGCCGCGCTGGCCAGCGCTCCCGCAGGCTCCGCGATGATGCCCTCCACCTGGTAGAGCTCCAGCATCTCCGTGCTCACCGCGCCCGCGTCGACCGTGACCACCTCGTCCACGAGGTCGCGCACCAGTGGGAAGGTGAGCTCCCCGACGGTGCCTACTGCGGCGCCGTCCACGAAGGTGTCGACCCGGTCCAGGGCCACCGGACGCCCTGCCGACAACGCGGCCGTCATGCTGGCCGCACCGCTCGGCTCCACCCCGATGATCCTCACCTCGGGCCGGCGCTCGCGCAGCCACAGGGCCATGCCCGCCACCAGTCCTCCCCCGCCGACCGGCGCTAGCACGGTGTGCAGCGGGCCCTGCAGCTGGTCGGCGATCTCCGCCGCCACGGTGCCCTGGCCCAGGATGGTCCGCAGGTCGTCGAACGGATGCACGAACACCGCCCCGGTACGGTCGGCGTCCTCACGCGCCGCGACCCCCGCGGCGTCGTAGGTGCTTCCTGCCACCACCAGCTCGACCCGCCCCTCCCCAGGGCCACGATGCGCTGACGCTTCTGCCGGGGGTGCTGCCGGGGACGTAGACCCTGCCCTCGATGCCCAGCCGGGCGCAGCTCCAGGCGACGCCCTGGCCGTGGTTGCCGGCACTGGCGCAGACCACTCCCCTGCTCCGGTCCTGCTCCGTGAGCCCACTGATCAGGTGGTAGGCGCCGCGGACCTTGTAGGACCGGGTGATCTGCCGGTTCTCGCGCTTGAGGTGGACCGGCGCCCCCACGGTCGCGGAGAGCCGCGGGCTCAGCTCCAGCTCGGTACGGCGGACCACGGGTGCCAGTCGTACCGCCGCAGCCTCGACCTCTGCCGCACCCGGCTCACCTCGTGTCACGCGCGCAGCCTACGCGAGCCGGGAACGCAGAACGGCCCCGGACCGTGAGGTCCGGGGCCGTTCCTAGTCGATCAACCGGTCAGTGACCGGCGGTGATCACTTGTTGATCTTGGTGACCCGGCCGGCGCCGACGGTGCGGCCACCCTCGCGGATCGCGAACTTCAGACCCTCGTCCATGGCGATGGGCTGGATGAGCTCGACCGACATCTCGGTGTTGTCACCCGGCATCACCATCTCGGTGCCCTCGGGGAGGGTCACCACGCCAGTCACGTCCGTGGTGCGGAAGTAGAACTGGGGACGGTAGTTGTTGAAGAACGGGGTGTGGCGACCGCCCTCCTCCTTCGAGAGGATGTAGACCGAGGCCTCGAAGTTGGTGTGCGGGGTCGTGGTGCCCGGCTTGATGACGACCATGCCGCGCTCGATGTCCTCGCGCTTGGTGCCACGAAGCAGCAGACCGACGTTCTCACCGGCCTGGCCCTCGTCGAGCAGCTTGCGGAACATCTCGACACCGGTGACGGTGGACTTCTGGGCCTTCTCGCGGATGCCGATGATCTCGACCTCCTCGTTGACCTTCACGATGCCGCGCTCGATACGGCCGGTGATGACCGTGCCGCGACCCGTGATGGTGAAGACGTCCTCGACGGGCATGAGGAACGGCTTG containing:
- a CDS encoding pyridoxal-phosphate dependent enzyme; translation: MAGSTYDAAGVAAREDADRTGAVFVHPFDDLRTILGQGTVAAEIADQLQGPLHTVLAPVGGGGLVAGMALWLRERRPEVRIIGVEPSGAASMTAALSAGRPVALDRVDTFVDGAAVGTVGELTFPLVRDLVDEVVTVDAGAVSTEMLELYQVEGIIAEPAGALASAAARQLSGQVPADQAVVCVVSGGNNDVSRYGEILERSLIHLGLRHYFLVSFPQEPGALRHFLADVLGADDDIVVFEYVKKNNRETGPALVGIELERSEDLAALLARMERSPLTIEQVSPGSPLFTFLM
- a CDS encoding pyridoxal-phosphate dependent enzyme, yielding MTRGEPGAAEVEAAAVRLAPVVRRTELELSPRLSATVGAPVHLKRENRQITRSYKVRGAYHLISGLTEQDRSRGVVCASAGNHGQGVAWSCARLGIEGRVYVPGSTPGRSVSASWPWGGAGRAGGGRKHLRRRGGRGA